A stretch of Ischnura elegans chromosome 4, ioIscEleg1.1, whole genome shotgun sequence DNA encodes these proteins:
- the LOC124157584 gene encoding uncharacterized protein LOC124157584, whose product MKTLGHNNISNEANSAKGCFEPITKEEDNFFNCPRMTKKFLLKECRSQKLYSTPYLNDVLYLQYKGLRKIENLEEYTGLKCLWLQSNGIYKIENLDKQENLRNLYLHNNAIEKIENLEHLTYLDTINLCHNAVKIIENLCKLPVLHTISLSHNMLSTADDIAHLKQCKSLSVVDLSYNQLKGPGILEVLTDIENLHVLNMMGNPFIRETRFYRKVITLGCINLTYLDDRPVFPKDRVCAEAWEKGGLEAEKEAHRKWMEAEHKKTHDSVMGLLRLRDERRAKKRREERMNENESEVSEERSGQNENTSEDLEVGINSLFDENKSATTDESLTGIKITEETSSCSTESVTQDRQNSHQGGTSPSNEGEFFTKKEWKRLMDDYVSRDLLIYEDAPETSQESEEIPSAILQDKNCQEEFEDDFDEEGESMKPQGIIMPWEVGNQYPSETKAPLIEVVSLEPPHSDFNEPEERMTFAGEKIDGIKNDGEKKEILLAEHPNNEKLNQKEIKDESIPCKPLAEIHSKEVHQDVNEKLIVSSLANEVNTCNVEHEKIGYITTLCQENNSSTALIEDALKLTQQQDIINANTKINKSSCSLPPDDEDKKTYIDDVKNLENIPTVSALDEENDHLTGNKIMEFNCNLDVNHNDNNDSKYEESDMSLETEEENMSTSHPGYHLPNIDVVNANFISEYKQIEKEEIRQDIIKKFSEVGLKIPEDITSGKITKNETVENATKLLERDTLSFAHEPLFDSLSIIKNMNDSISVSGNEDTSTDGINDSSIDSCIVAPRDKGYINDSLTDDTIEQGDTTHNEGYKVSLEESTDKCIKEGSPNFSNIILVDNKSLLSEYFTITGVERNSSQENVQTAATEMTFDTNKQMKPINPTSETNENKTMEGDEKNKTKTNQKPNIINVYHDNASISEMTASIQKDFAKDEDEKFYEILENANLFELFSSTTSTEISPCVRIALQLNDESEDSIRVYSREGSLSLQGDLTSKGDKMFDQILEDANLAELFSSNNFTSTDQSGISTSYVNNTPNDIFKVYLLDKISSMQEDETIIEDENLDKILETANLIELFSATNFIENTHNSSTALHNDYAPNNSFGACPEDARIYAAEKKENQATLTTTNSAISILRKEDSADLCKMGIDADSIEYFECSFETINKSHNAAEIQHEELSRVTTRQVGETDGKERYDYDEFVVTEGFNESSSFSESRLNFLDINSEATEVNKELSYNSTPFEREAPPEEQEEELQFIEQENESNDTLESESGILHGDDISNLSQECSMELTFEVGKEMVDTYFKPMVDYIPKTSLDSFTSLEINNGNMSAEEHTINDMSGENTLLQKPQFCDMNNGDEINVLTERDEHPVMNTDETSNSSQELLCHGVNHAKDATFHDTEDLLTQKPVRTTLTLQVAFTK is encoded by the exons ATGAAGACCCTAGGGCATAATAACATAAGTAATGAAGCAAACAGTGCTAAAGGTTGTTTTGAACCGATTACTAAGGAGGAAGATAATTTCTTTAATTGTCCCAG AATGACGAAGAAGTTCCTCTTAAAAGAATGTAGGAGTCAAAAACTGTATTCTACGCCGTATTTAAATGATGTTCTTTACCTCCAATATAAAG GATTacgaaaaattgaaaacttgGAAGAATATACTGGCCTGAAATGCCTTTGGTTGCAAAGCAATGGTATCTATAAGATAGAAAATCTGGATAAGCAAGAAAATTTGAGGAACTTGTACTTGCATAATAATgcaatagaaaaaattgaaaatttggaacATTTAACATACCTGGATACTATAAATCTTTGTCACAATGcggtaaaaataatagaaaatttat GCAAGTTACCAGTTTTACATACAATATCACTGAGTCACAATATGCTGTCAACTGCTGATGACATAGCACATCTTAAGCAATGTAAATCATTGTCTGTGGTTGATCTTTCTTATAACCAACTGAAAGGTCCAGGCATACTTGAG GTGCTGACTGATATAGAAAACCTTCATGTGCTTAATATGATGGGGAACCCTTTCATCAGAGAAACAAGATTTTACAGGAAGGTTATCACATTGGGATGT atcAACCTCACCTATTTGGATGACCGCCCAGTTTTTCCAAAGGACAGAGTTTGTGCTGAAGCATG GGAAAAGGGTGGCTTGGAAGCAGAGAAAGAAGCGCACAGAAAGTGGATGGAAGCAGAACATAAAAAGACACATGACAGCGTAATGG GACTACTACGACTTAGGGATGAAAGGCGAGCCAAAAAAAGGAGAGAGgaacgaatgaatgaaaatgaatcagAAGTTAGTGAAGAAAGAAGTGGCCAAAACGAAAACACATCTGAAGACTTAGAAGTTGGAATCAATTCACTATTTGATGAAAACAAGTCTGCAACAACAGATGAAAGTTTAACAGGAATTAAAATAACGGAAGAAACAAGTTCATGTTCAACTGAGTCAGTCACCCAAGACAGACAAAATTCTCACCAAGGAGGCACTTCACCCTCAAATGAAGGTGAGTTCTTCACAAAGAAAGAGTGGAAACGATTGATGGATGATTACGTGAGCAGAGACTTGCTCATCTACGAGGATGCTCCGGAAACTTCCCAAGAAAGCGAGGAAATTCCAAGTGCTATTCTGCAAGATAAAAACTGTCAGGAGGAGTTTGAAGATGACTTTGATGAAGAAGGTGAAAGTATGAAGCCTCAGGGAATAATAATGCCTTGGGAAGTAGGAAATCAATATCCCAGTGAGACTAAAGCACCTTTGATAGAAGTGGTGTCCTTAGAACCACCACATTCTGATTTTAATGAGCCGGAAGAAAGAATGACATTTGCAGGGGAAAAGATAGATGGCATTAAAAAtgatggagagaaaaaggaaatattattggcTGAACATcctaataatgaaaaattaaatcaaaaagaaataaaagatgaAAGCATTCCATGCAAACCCTTAGCAGAAATTCATTCCAAAGAAGTGCATCAAGACGTTAACGAAAAACTAATTGTGTCTTCTCTTGCAAATGAAGTGAATACATGTAACGTagagcatgaaaaaattggatATATAACAACACTATGCCAAGAAAATAATTCAAGTACAGCACTTATTGAGGATGCCCTCAAACTTACGCAGCAACAAGATATTATCAATGCTAATACCAAGATCAATAAATCTTCCTGTTCACTTCCTCCAGATGATGAGGACAAGAAAACCTATattgatgatgtcaaaaatctagAAAATATCCCAACAGTTTCAGCATTGGATGAAGAAAATGATCACCttactggaaataaaataatggagttTAATTGTAATTTGGATGTTAaccataatgataataatgatagtaaATATGAGGAAAGTGATATGTCTTTAGaaacagaggaagaaaatatgtctACATCCCATCCTGGGTACCACTTACCAAATATCGATGTGGTAAATGCAAATTTTATCTCAGAATATAAACAaatagaaaaagaagaaataagacAAGATATTATTAAAAAGTTCTCTGAAGTTGGACTGAAAATCCCTGAGGATATAACGTCaggaaaaattactaaaaatgaaaCTGTTGAAAACGCAACCAAACTTTTAGAGAGAGATACACTCAGTTTTGCACATGAACCTCTCTTTGACTCCCTGTCCATTatcaaaaatatgaatgattcAATTTCAGTGTCTGGAAATGAGGATACCTCTACTGATGGCATAAATGACTCCTCAATTGACAGCTGCATAGTTGCACCACGAGATAAGGGGTACATTAATGATTCTTTGACAGATGACACAATTGAGCAAGGTGACACAACCCACAATGAAGGCTACAAAGTTTCCTTGGAGGAGAGCACAGACAAATGTATAAAGGAGGGATCTCCAAACTTTTCAAATATCATTCTTGTTGATAATAAATCACTCCTATCTGAATATTTCACTATCACAGGAGTAGAAAGGAATTCCTCACAAGAGAATGTACAAACTGCAGCCACAGAAATGACTTTTGATACAAATAAACAAATGAAGCCAATTAACCCAACCAGTGAGAcaaacgaaaataaaactatgGAAGGTGATGAAAAGAATAAAACCAAGACAAATCAAAAACCAAACATCATTAATGTGTATCATGACAATGCTTCAATTTCAGAGATGACAGCTTCAATACAAAAGGATTTTGCCAAAGACgaagatgaaaaattttatgaaatattagagAACGCAAACTTATTTGAACTGTTCTCATCAACCACTTCAACAGAAATTTCTCCATGTGTCAGGATTGCATTACAATTAAATGATGAGTCTGAAGATTCAATACGAGTTTACTCAAGGGAAGGATCACTTTCATTGCAAGGGGATTTAACTTCAAAGGGAGATAAAATGTTTGATCAAATTTTAGAAGATGCTAACTTGGCTGAACTGTTCTCATCTAACAATTTTACAAGCACAGATCAAAGCGGAATCTCCACATCATATGTTAATAATACACCAAATGACATATTTAAAGTTTATTTGCTTGATAAGATATCTTCAATGCAAGAGGACGAAACTATTATAGAAGATGAAAATCTTGATAAAATATTAGAGACTGCTAACTTGATAGAACTCTTCTCAGCTacaaattttatagaaaataccCACAATAGCAGCACTGCATTACACAATGATTATGCACCAAATAATTCATTTGGAGCTTGTCCAGAGGATGCAAGAATATATGCAGCTGAGAAAAAAGAGAATCAAGCTACTTTGACCACCACTAACTCTGCCATCAGCATACTGAGAAAAGAAGATAGTGCAGATTTATGTAAAATGGGTATAGATGCTGATTCTATTGAATATTTTGAATGCAGCTTTGAAACGATAAATAAAAGCCATAACGCAGCAGAAATTCAACATGAAGAGTTGTCAAGGGTAACTACAAGACAAGTGGGAGAGACAGATGGAAAGGAGAGATATGATTATGATGAATTTGTAGTGACTGAAGGTTTTAATGAATCCAGCAGTTTTTCTGAAAGCAGACTTAACTTTCTTGACATCAATAGTGAAGCAACAGAAGTCAATAAAGAACTATCatacaattccacgccatttgaAAGAGAAGCTCCACCCGAGGAACAAGAGGAGGAGCTACAGTTTATTGAACAGGAAAATGAGTCTAATGATACACTAGAAAGTGAAAGTGGCATATTGCATGGAGACGACATAAGCAATTTATCTCAAGAGTGCAGCATGGAACTGACATTTGAGGTTGGAAAAGAGATGGTTGATACATACTTCAAGCCAATGGTAGATTATATCCCAAAAACTTCTTTGGATTCATTCACAAGCTTAGAAATAAACAATGGAAATATGTCAGCTGAAGAACATACTATAAATGATATGTCAGGGGAAAATACATTATTACAAAAACCACAGTTTTGTGACATGAATAATGGTGATGAAATTAATGTACTGACAGAAAGAGATGAACATCCAGTTATGAATACTGATGAAACAAGTAATTCTAGTCAAGAGCTTCTTTGCCATGGAGTCAATCATGCAAAGGATGCCACATTCCATGATACTGAAGACCTTTTGACTCAGAAGCCAGTAAGGACTACCTTGACCCTTCAAGTAGCATTTACAAAATAG